One Fuerstiella marisgermanici DNA window includes the following coding sequences:
- a CDS encoding O-antigen ligase family protein: MSDMKHTEAPHTGLSRLLLTVVDVLIGALVFLLPFIMGGREAWGHWFLITVSLSLGVAWAVYAAVQGRRYSVSWLELFLIAGLSIAWFQVQPQAPEVMSKFSAEYTRLLPSWSETQLTETQLPETPSAESPTAWSVLSFAPVETRHAWWVFLAYAIVLTVLFQRIRQPEDCYRLLKWVGIAGVAMTTFGLLQWGASNDRFFWFYEHPYTEPTVHLKGAFTNRNHFAQFLSLAIGPLLWWLFRDVKLYLQTQAATNAGTTTPHAARPKPKRKSARARKPAAAAGSQAFQQGFSIPIMLLLCAVAIVVVAVVLSLSRGGMIAAGAVTLVALAGLWRGFKLAGAMAGIILGGGVLFLSLLAFSGEEQIQVKLDQLISGDADKIDTGGNRRAVWAADAKVIQKFPLLGTGVGSHRDVYTLYMDNYADFAMAEMTHAESSFVHAALETGLVGVGCLIAALLFVMLRLVRGTFRTTDPTNRACIIAVIACMVGAILHAVVDFIWYVPGIVVVSLVLIAVGLKAASRHFGTMQIRDGQASGEIWFPRIAWAALGGLCVVGLIRVQPELLSRIEAEKHWYAALRVKLDVPPDDSDGYDNLDDGQVIALDEQPERLSPEAQAAYESKALARREVAMAKYLQERISHMHASLKARPDQHRVQLALAEQCVNLFDLLQSRSDNPFPLNMLRDAATNGGFETTQEMQEWIQGTCGKSFQLVKLADRLSRKSLQGCPLLGHAYVTLVETSFLHDVADSQHRDLVNQAMLVRGHDPRIRFMAGREAIMANDRETAMKLWDSVFHSSQLFRLNILQMVAHSTPVEFWLQQFQPNAEELRDILLVYESLKRERDVNVTLERLADAIPKEAGEIEDEDERLEALMFAYMAARRIEDLEHGVEILRRTAKDFPLAFEPRYHLGMTLVELERPEDSMPHLQWCYEHDPGNVLIPRLIVRARSLMNDREDDSKVRLANFERWASRTRKADDKQRRLP, translated from the coding sequence ATGTCGGACATGAAACACACAGAAGCTCCTCACACCGGATTGTCTCGGCTGCTGCTGACCGTAGTTGACGTTCTGATCGGTGCACTCGTGTTTTTGCTACCGTTCATTATGGGCGGTCGCGAAGCGTGGGGGCACTGGTTTCTGATTACCGTGTCACTTTCGCTGGGCGTTGCGTGGGCCGTGTATGCAGCGGTGCAGGGCCGCCGGTACAGCGTTTCATGGTTGGAATTGTTTTTGATCGCCGGCCTGAGTATCGCCTGGTTTCAGGTGCAGCCGCAGGCTCCGGAAGTGATGTCGAAGTTTTCGGCTGAGTACACTCGGTTGCTGCCGTCGTGGTCGGAGACTCAACTCACGGAAACACAGCTACCAGAAACACCGTCCGCGGAATCGCCGACGGCATGGTCGGTGCTTAGTTTTGCTCCGGTGGAAACACGGCACGCGTGGTGGGTGTTTCTGGCCTACGCCATCGTGTTGACCGTGCTGTTCCAACGCATTCGGCAACCGGAAGATTGCTATCGGCTGCTGAAGTGGGTTGGGATTGCGGGCGTGGCGATGACAACCTTCGGCTTGCTGCAATGGGGTGCGTCGAACGATCGATTCTTCTGGTTCTACGAACATCCCTACACCGAACCGACCGTCCACTTAAAAGGTGCGTTCACCAACCGCAACCACTTCGCTCAATTTTTGTCGCTGGCAATCGGGCCGCTATTGTGGTGGTTGTTCCGCGACGTGAAGCTCTACCTGCAGACTCAGGCGGCGACCAACGCCGGAACCACAACGCCTCACGCTGCACGGCCAAAGCCTAAACGCAAGTCTGCAAGGGCGCGAAAGCCGGCCGCTGCCGCTGGATCTCAGGCGTTTCAGCAGGGCTTTTCGATACCGATCATGTTGCTGCTGTGTGCGGTTGCGATTGTAGTTGTGGCCGTTGTGCTGTCGCTGTCTCGCGGCGGCATGATTGCTGCCGGCGCCGTTACGTTGGTTGCTCTGGCCGGTCTTTGGCGCGGTTTTAAACTCGCCGGAGCGATGGCGGGCATCATCCTTGGTGGTGGCGTGTTGTTTCTTTCGCTGCTCGCGTTTTCCGGCGAAGAGCAGATTCAGGTGAAGCTGGATCAACTGATTTCCGGCGACGCTGACAAGATCGACACCGGCGGCAATCGGCGAGCCGTCTGGGCGGCGGACGCGAAAGTTATTCAGAAGTTTCCGCTGCTGGGAACAGGTGTCGGCAGTCATCGCGACGTCTACACGCTGTATATGGACAACTATGCCGACTTCGCGATGGCCGAGATGACTCATGCCGAAAGCAGCTTCGTCCATGCAGCGTTGGAAACGGGGCTTGTCGGTGTCGGTTGCCTGATTGCCGCGTTGCTGTTTGTAATGCTGCGACTTGTGCGTGGCACGTTTCGAACAACGGACCCAACCAATCGAGCCTGCATCATCGCCGTGATTGCGTGCATGGTGGGAGCAATTCTGCACGCGGTTGTTGATTTCATTTGGTACGTACCGGGAATCGTCGTCGTCAGCCTCGTGCTGATCGCCGTCGGTTTGAAGGCCGCTTCTCGGCACTTTGGCACAATGCAAATCCGTGATGGTCAGGCCTCCGGAGAAATCTGGTTTCCACGAATCGCATGGGCCGCGCTGGGTGGGCTTTGTGTTGTGGGGCTGATTCGCGTGCAACCGGAATTACTTTCACGAATCGAAGCTGAAAAGCACTGGTACGCGGCGCTGCGAGTCAAACTGGATGTGCCACCTGACGACTCCGACGGCTACGACAATCTTGATGACGGCCAGGTGATCGCTCTGGACGAACAGCCGGAACGACTTTCGCCGGAAGCTCAGGCAGCCTACGAATCCAAGGCTCTGGCGCGTCGTGAAGTGGCGATGGCAAAGTATCTGCAGGAACGAATCTCACACATGCACGCGTCGCTAAAGGCGCGGCCCGATCAGCATCGCGTGCAGTTGGCTCTGGCGGAACAGTGTGTGAATCTGTTCGACCTGCTGCAGTCGCGTAGTGACAATCCGTTTCCGCTAAACATGCTGCGAGATGCGGCGACAAACGGTGGCTTCGAAACGACTCAGGAAATGCAGGAGTGGATTCAGGGCACGTGCGGCAAGTCGTTTCAGCTGGTCAAGCTGGCCGATCGTCTGTCGCGAAAATCACTGCAGGGCTGCCCGCTGCTCGGGCATGCTTACGTGACGTTGGTTGAGACCAGCTTTCTGCACGACGTGGCCGATTCGCAGCATCGTGATCTGGTCAATCAGGCAATGCTGGTTCGCGGGCATGATCCTCGCATTCGCTTTATGGCCGGTCGTGAAGCCATTATGGCGAACGACCGTGAAACCGCGATGAAGCTGTGGGACAGCGTGTTTCATTCCAGCCAGTTGTTCCGGCTGAACATCCTGCAAATGGTTGCTCATTCCACTCCGGTCGAATTCTGGCTGCAGCAGTTCCAGCCCAATGCGGAAGAGCTGCGAGACATCCTGTTAGTGTACGAATCGTTAAAACGAGAACGCGACGTCAACGTGACACTGGAACGACTGGCGGACGCCATTCCTAAGGAAGCGGGCGAAATTGAAGACGAGGACGAGCGTCTGGAAGCGTTGATGTTTGCGTATATGGCGGCACGCCGGATTGAAGACCTGGAACACGGTGTTGAGATTCTTCGTAGAACGGCCAAGGATTTTCCGCTCGCCTTTGAGCCACGGTACCACTTGGGTATGACGTTGGTTGAACTGGAACGGCCGGAGGATTCAATGCCCCATTTGCAGTGGTGCTACGAGCACGATCCGGGCAACGTACTGATTCCGCGGCTGATTGTGCGGGCCAGAAGTCTGATGAACGACAGAGAAGACGATTCGAAGGTGCGGCTTGCCAACTTCGAGCGTTGGGCTTCTCGAACTCGAAAAGCCGACGATAAGCAACGAAGACTGCCGTAA
- a CDS encoding polysaccharide biosynthesis tyrosine autokinase: MTTSQRQVNTVGAGGQDALAMTLHAIARFLRTVRHRSGILLLCLVVSGALGTLYYVTAPRIYQSKASLFVVQIGSGVTQDSVQGASDPSRSMPTFRRLMADDEVMRRALERLPERFKQHFSELTEAEAVAEMQKSLSVSSDFGTNVLDVSYRSTDAKVAAAVVAHVLVAYNSFMNDVNRGSSDKNIERLEAQFAEVTKELQELQAYRDELTKRSPDFVGVGDGESVVNLSVANMKHLLARLSEAQQEAANAQATLETLRQAVANGEDVLQYASELGEQVLAEVMGVSGQSVFQTTQITQDLFDLEAQLQTAMKSYGAKHPTIIDLQNQIATKRNFMTQNPAMRMQAAEENSRGYLGPKLIEKTEQRLRMARQQVAQIGQDIRAEKTQAMELSMTLREIQDINREIERRHEYRASLTDKMDLIDLTGDTFIRTEISSPPRVNQLPVSPRPVIVGFLSIFFGTAGGLGIIWVLDIMDDRFRAPEELKLQLDTQILTMVPALEQFSGEGFNSVLCHVKPNSTEAESFRGLRTNLEFAGGDTGRIVCTSTEPGDGKTTISSNMAVAFAQSGRRTLIIDADMRRPGLSTLLDLRDDKGLSVILRSTDEFDEAVQGNLRATAVDGLDVISCGPRPVNPAELLSSERFANLLAWAETRYDQIIVDAPPVLAVSDPLIIARLVDGVVLVVRPDKDRRRMVIRAAEALHNVGSNLLGVVVNHLSGSEAEGYGYGYGYGYGYEENDTHPTDERRQPSHNQADVAVSLSMIGSGPEPEDSADKKAA; this comes from the coding sequence ATGACGACGTCTCAACGACAGGTAAATACCGTAGGCGCGGGCGGCCAGGACGCTCTGGCGATGACGCTGCACGCGATCGCAAGGTTCCTGCGAACCGTCCGCCATCGCAGTGGAATCCTGCTGCTGTGCCTTGTGGTTTCCGGTGCGTTGGGCACGCTGTACTACGTGACCGCGCCGCGGATCTATCAATCGAAGGCGTCGCTGTTTGTTGTGCAAATCGGATCCGGCGTGACTCAGGACAGCGTCCAGGGCGCCAGCGATCCATCTCGCAGCATGCCCACGTTTCGTCGCCTGATGGCTGACGACGAAGTCATGCGTCGCGCATTGGAACGCCTGCCGGAACGCTTTAAGCAGCACTTCAGCGAATTGACCGAAGCCGAAGCGGTCGCGGAAATGCAAAAGTCGTTGTCCGTGTCGTCGGACTTCGGAACCAACGTGCTGGACGTTTCGTATCGTTCGACTGATGCCAAAGTCGCGGCCGCTGTGGTGGCCCATGTTTTGGTGGCGTACAACAGCTTTATGAACGACGTTAACCGAGGTTCGTCGGACAAAAACATTGAACGCCTGGAAGCTCAGTTCGCTGAGGTCACTAAGGAACTTCAGGAACTGCAGGCCTACCGCGATGAACTGACAAAAAGATCTCCGGACTTCGTGGGCGTTGGTGACGGCGAATCCGTCGTCAACCTTTCTGTCGCAAACATGAAGCACCTTCTGGCTCGCTTGTCAGAAGCCCAACAGGAAGCTGCGAACGCTCAGGCAACTTTGGAAACGTTGCGACAGGCTGTGGCCAATGGCGAAGACGTTCTGCAGTACGCCAGCGAACTGGGCGAACAGGTTCTGGCAGAAGTGATGGGTGTTAGCGGTCAGAGTGTTTTTCAGACGACGCAGATCACTCAGGACCTGTTCGACCTGGAAGCTCAACTTCAAACCGCCATGAAGTCCTACGGCGCGAAACATCCCACAATCATCGACCTGCAGAACCAGATCGCGACAAAACGCAACTTCATGACTCAAAACCCCGCCATGCGAATGCAGGCGGCGGAAGAAAACAGCCGTGGGTACCTGGGGCCCAAGCTGATCGAAAAAACAGAGCAGCGTCTGCGGATGGCTCGTCAGCAGGTCGCGCAAATCGGCCAGGACATCAGGGCCGAAAAGACGCAGGCCATGGAACTGAGCATGACGCTGCGTGAGATCCAGGACATCAACCGGGAGATTGAACGCCGGCACGAATACCGCGCGTCGCTGACTGACAAGATGGACCTGATCGACCTCACAGGTGACACCTTCATCCGCACAGAAATTTCAAGCCCGCCGCGAGTCAATCAACTGCCCGTGTCGCCTCGACCGGTCATTGTCGGGTTTCTGTCGATCTTCTTCGGCACTGCCGGCGGACTGGGCATCATCTGGGTGCTGGACATCATGGATGACCGCTTCCGAGCTCCGGAAGAACTGAAGCTGCAGCTGGACACGCAAATTCTTACGATGGTGCCCGCTTTGGAACAGTTCTCTGGCGAAGGTTTCAATTCCGTTTTGTGCCACGTGAAGCCGAACAGCACCGAAGCCGAATCTTTCCGAGGTCTGCGGACGAATCTGGAGTTTGCGGGCGGCGATACCGGACGCATTGTCTGTACCAGTACCGAACCGGGTGATGGTAAAACGACGATATCGTCCAACATGGCTGTCGCGTTCGCTCAATCGGGCCGTCGCACGTTAATCATTGATGCCGACATGCGACGACCGGGTCTTTCGACGTTGCTGGACCTTCGCGACGACAAAGGCCTGTCTGTCATCCTTCGATCGACCGATGAGTTCGACGAAGCGGTGCAGGGCAATCTGCGAGCAACCGCCGTTGATGGACTGGACGTCATTTCATGTGGCCCGCGCCCTGTGAACCCGGCCGAACTGTTGTCCAGCGAACGATTCGCGAATCTGCTGGCATGGGCCGAAACTCGCTACGATCAAATTATCGTGGACGCTCCGCCTGTATTGGCGGTCAGCGATCCGCTAATCATCGCTCGACTGGTAGACGGCGTCGTCCTTGTGGTACGACCGGACAAAGACCGTCGCCGCATGGTGATTCGAGCAGCCGAAGCGCTGCACAACGTCGGCAGCAATCTGCTGGGTGTTGTCGTGAATCATCTTAGCGGCAGCGAAGCAGAAGGTTATGGCTATGGTTACGGCTATGGCTATGGATACGAAGAAAACGATACCCATCCAACAGACGAGCGTCGGCAACCGTCCCACAACCAGGCCGACGTCGCTGTGAGTTTGTCGATGATCGGATCCGGGCCTGAACCGGAAGACTCCGCCGACAAAAAGGCCGCGTGA
- a CDS encoding polysaccharide biosynthesis/export family protein, whose amino-acid sequence MLATLAMLALSGCQSPNFYYAHSMPKSLRLAPQANAQESDLTNLASATGGSDTIGPGDLLEVTFSPSLNPDDQYKLPVRVHDDGTAYFPNIGKIKLAGHEPQAAESLIRIQSINSEFYKNPTVSVEVTGRKVNRVRVLGAVKEPGLYELSPNASDLVSAIAAAKGLAENAGENVEVKNPVRYNPNDRPAVVGDPQVPYTTVSADSSNNQSGMRAYTVSLTSASTSTGNRYTVEDGAVVMVEKRDPAPIQVGGLVKKADTYDFPIGKTLTVLGAIQMAGGISNQLADKVYVIRPLVQPDQKARVQVSLRRAKKHSEEDIILGPGDIVLVEPSPGTVLMEALQYIRIGVTGSAPLF is encoded by the coding sequence ATGCTCGCAACGCTGGCGATGTTGGCGCTGTCGGGCTGTCAGTCACCGAATTTCTACTATGCTCATTCCATGCCCAAAAGCCTGCGGCTGGCACCTCAGGCGAACGCACAGGAATCGGACCTCACCAATCTGGCCAGCGCCACCGGCGGCAGTGACACGATCGGTCCTGGCGACCTTCTGGAAGTCACGTTCTCGCCCAGCTTGAATCCTGACGATCAGTACAAGCTTCCCGTGCGAGTCCACGATGATGGCACGGCCTACTTCCCGAACATCGGCAAGATCAAGCTTGCTGGCCATGAACCTCAGGCGGCCGAATCCCTGATTCGCATTCAGTCGATCAACAGCGAGTTCTACAAGAATCCCACCGTTTCTGTTGAAGTAACGGGACGGAAAGTCAACCGCGTTCGAGTCCTCGGTGCGGTGAAGGAACCCGGCTTGTACGAACTGTCTCCGAATGCCAGTGACCTTGTCTCAGCCATTGCGGCTGCAAAAGGGTTGGCTGAGAACGCCGGTGAGAACGTCGAAGTCAAAAATCCGGTGCGGTACAATCCGAACGATCGCCCGGCAGTCGTGGGAGATCCGCAGGTCCCGTACACCACGGTTAGTGCGGACAGCAGCAACAACCAAAGCGGCATGCGAGCGTACACCGTCAGCCTGACATCGGCATCGACATCGACCGGCAATCGCTACACGGTTGAAGATGGTGCCGTGGTGATGGTCGAAAAACGAGACCCCGCGCCTATTCAGGTCGGTGGGCTCGTGAAAAAGGCGGACACCTATGACTTCCCGATCGGCAAGACACTGACCGTGCTGGGAGCAATTCAGATGGCTGGTGGCATTAGCAATCAACTGGCGGACAAAGTCTATGTGATCCGTCCGCTTGTTCAGCCGGACCAGAAAGCTCGCGTGCAGGTCAGTCTCAGACGCGCCAAGAAGCATTCTGAAGAAGATATTATTCTGGGGCCTGGCGACATTGTTTTAGTCGAACCAAGTCCGGGCACCGTTTTGATGGAAGCGTTGCAGTATATTCGAATTGGCGTTACCGGATCAGCACCGCTGTTCTAA
- a CDS encoding protein kinase domain-containing protein, which yields MSFNRYATASWRRGIQAVNPSEMRCRPTASVVLKVHWARQIMREEAAERDLLIAARAVEQQIITAEDLARAVAHWTGTQQTPLLTCMESELQLSTERRDQLRDLFAQHKDSLSMEIAESIDDSLFGKLNSVLAAHNVDEEVQASVARWKNLPGRMPLMQISEGDRFEIISEHARGGLGEVWLAADLQLNRQVALKRIREKWADNQNAKIRFQLEAEITGRLEHPGVVPVYALGQRGDGQIYYAMRFIRGESLEAAVDSFHKSRGSESMDLRSPELRNLMRRFADACNTISYAHSRGIIHRDLKPANIMLGKYGETLVVDWGLAKQIGTAEVSPGMDADSIILSDSGSGSAPTQFGSAVGTPQYMSPEQAAGQLNRMGPATDVFGLGATLYHVLTNQPPQKQDSVERILERVQQGDSVPPSEINPNVPAPLEQICLKAMALQPSDRYTSPMELGEDVERWMADEPVSVCRDSLAVRTVRWVRKHQTLAATSAVAMLLLTAASVIGSLAWSQFEHQQLVYEQARLERETEANEKERDRLAELDSSLAATQTIVRQQVDEGRFAIAVRVLNSEIDTLAGATAFAEQRAALQAKSRRLQHIAEFYELAAFAERANYLAEDEDEIIAIVKALDLLAVWDHADWWNHLPAEDLNAQQHDRLQQAVYKQLVLLASTYIKLTGMRTLKGVGGKMPDTLTGQLGAIFSKDGKEEARATAVICDMANRFRYAECLRWYHGIAGLRLLKWTPVPSRRLKAPRNSTDAYELAIMLLTRAIIKDFPFAYYRGVKDDLMNARETLSIASEMAPDHYWTHLLLAQTEYLLAERTAENGEPEAWQYYETARQTFGRCVALNPALPFAYTDLSSVTLRQMEVIENSKLLEREDVVRIKKELLQSCVRYAWQAVERAPKEAWVYWHHGHALGAADRQEDAMAAYAKAVQLDHRFGENRNEELIDIDQIRGRSRMIEDITKLIENGEQRSVFAAVLAAGYLSNGDHAKANHWATIACDVNEVHPLAWSTAGLLAMHEKDLQAALSHFRNCRNSDPGSVWATIGMALCYEQLGDFPNAETLFSKGAELATVNHQIAEALLGQCRAQMQLGKSRDAGQALRRAKEVYPACHLDSVTLLATQRGDHLIEDLLDQLQPISTFDIAQNQRVLNTAHVPVQNGGFELPLNRYWHNPGGPAWHLVGEGESAATTGTQQSHGGNRSLHIRTTSLGADSVAGTRQIITVEENATYRISCRAKSNDNHAGGVSIIVAKENSGKPGVAIELPAGKYDWQEVVGEFDAPTSRRFPGLVPVVLSIQSSGIADVWLDDIVIQRVTPADLDAD from the coding sequence ATGTCGTTCAATCGCTATGCTACCGCAAGCTGGCGGCGAGGTATTCAAGCTGTGAATCCGTCAGAAATGCGGTGCCGCCCGACGGCGTCAGTTGTTTTGAAAGTTCATTGGGCCAGGCAAATCATGCGGGAAGAAGCTGCGGAGCGGGACTTACTTATCGCCGCTCGCGCTGTCGAACAGCAGATCATCACGGCCGAAGATCTGGCCAGGGCCGTTGCTCACTGGACAGGAACTCAGCAAACACCGCTGCTGACCTGCATGGAAAGCGAACTTCAGTTGTCCACGGAGCGACGTGATCAACTGCGCGACCTGTTCGCTCAGCACAAAGATTCGCTGTCGATGGAAATTGCCGAAAGCATCGACGACAGCCTGTTCGGAAAGTTGAACAGCGTTCTGGCGGCACACAATGTCGACGAAGAAGTCCAGGCCAGCGTGGCTCGCTGGAAGAACCTGCCGGGGCGAATGCCGTTGATGCAAATTTCGGAAGGCGATCGCTTCGAAATTATTTCCGAACACGCTCGAGGTGGTCTGGGCGAAGTCTGGCTTGCCGCAGACCTCCAGCTAAATCGTCAGGTCGCCCTGAAACGCATTCGCGAAAAGTGGGCCGACAACCAGAACGCGAAAATTCGCTTCCAACTGGAAGCCGAAATCACCGGACGCCTCGAACATCCCGGCGTTGTTCCCGTCTACGCGTTGGGGCAGCGGGGCGACGGTCAGATCTACTACGCGATGCGGTTTATCCGCGGCGAGAGTCTGGAAGCGGCTGTGGACAGCTTTCACAAGTCGCGTGGCAGCGAGTCGATGGATTTGCGTTCGCCCGAGCTCCGGAATCTGATGCGGCGATTTGCCGATGCATGCAACACGATCAGCTACGCTCATAGCCGAGGCATCATTCATCGCGACCTGAAGCCGGCTAACATCATGCTGGGAAAGTATGGCGAGACGCTGGTGGTGGACTGGGGACTGGCCAAGCAAATCGGAACGGCTGAAGTGTCACCGGGGATGGACGCGGATTCGATCATTCTCTCCGATTCCGGCAGCGGCTCCGCACCCACTCAGTTCGGCAGCGCGGTGGGCACGCCTCAGTACATGAGTCCTGAACAGGCGGCCGGACAGCTGAACCGCATGGGGCCCGCCACCGACGTGTTCGGGTTAGGCGCAACTTTGTATCACGTGCTGACTAATCAGCCGCCGCAGAAGCAGGATTCTGTCGAACGGATTCTGGAACGAGTGCAGCAGGGTGACTCCGTCCCGCCTTCGGAAATCAACCCTAACGTGCCCGCGCCGCTGGAACAGATTTGTCTGAAAGCGATGGCGCTGCAGCCTTCTGATCGTTACACCAGCCCGATGGAACTTGGCGAAGACGTGGAACGCTGGATGGCCGACGAACCGGTCAGCGTATGCCGCGATTCGCTGGCTGTGCGAACGGTGCGCTGGGTTCGCAAACATCAGACGCTGGCCGCAACGTCGGCAGTGGCAATGCTGCTGTTGACGGCGGCGTCTGTCATTGGCAGTTTGGCGTGGAGTCAGTTTGAACATCAGCAGTTGGTGTACGAACAGGCAAGGCTTGAGCGAGAAACCGAAGCGAACGAAAAGGAACGCGACCGGCTGGCCGAACTGGATTCTTCGCTGGCGGCAACTCAAACCATCGTCAGGCAGCAGGTCGATGAAGGTCGTTTCGCGATTGCCGTGAGGGTACTGAATTCAGAAATCGACACGCTGGCAGGAGCGACCGCCTTTGCCGAACAACGAGCGGCCCTGCAGGCGAAGTCCAGACGCCTTCAGCACATCGCGGAATTTTATGAACTGGCAGCCTTCGCTGAACGGGCCAATTACCTGGCGGAAGACGAAGACGAAATTATCGCCATCGTGAAGGCGCTGGACCTGCTGGCCGTGTGGGATCACGCAGACTGGTGGAATCATCTTCCCGCCGAAGACCTGAATGCGCAGCAACACGACCGGCTGCAGCAGGCCGTTTACAAGCAGCTGGTGCTACTCGCCAGCACGTACATCAAACTCACCGGCATGCGCACCTTAAAAGGCGTCGGTGGCAAGATGCCCGATACCTTGACTGGGCAATTGGGCGCCATTTTCAGCAAGGACGGGAAAGAAGAAGCTCGAGCCACGGCTGTGATCTGCGACATGGCCAACCGTTTTCGATACGCCGAATGTCTAAGATGGTATCACGGCATCGCCGGGCTGCGGCTGCTGAAGTGGACGCCGGTCCCTTCGCGCAGACTGAAAGCACCCAGAAACAGCACCGACGCCTACGAACTGGCGATCATGCTGCTGACCAGAGCGATCATCAAAGATTTTCCGTTTGCGTACTATCGAGGTGTGAAGGATGACCTGATGAATGCTCGCGAAACGCTGAGCATTGCTTCCGAAATGGCTCCCGATCACTACTGGACTCATCTGTTGCTGGCGCAGACGGAATACCTGCTGGCAGAACGCACGGCGGAAAACGGAGAACCCGAAGCCTGGCAATACTACGAAACGGCCCGGCAGACATTCGGCCGCTGTGTGGCACTGAATCCAGCCCTGCCATTTGCCTACACGGACCTCTCGTCGGTCACTCTGCGGCAGATGGAAGTGATTGAAAACAGCAAGTTGCTGGAACGCGAGGATGTTGTTCGCATCAAAAAAGAACTGCTGCAAAGCTGCGTGCGGTACGCGTGGCAGGCAGTCGAACGCGCGCCCAAAGAAGCGTGGGTTTATTGGCATCACGGACATGCGCTGGGCGCCGCTGATCGGCAGGAGGACGCGATGGCCGCGTACGCCAAAGCCGTGCAGCTCGACCATCGATTCGGTGAAAATCGTAACGAAGAGCTGATCGACATCGATCAAATTCGTGGCCGGTCACGGATGATCGAAGATATCACGAAACTGATTGAAAACGGTGAACAACGGTCGGTGTTCGCGGCTGTGTTGGCTGCCGGGTACTTATCAAACGGCGACCACGCGAAGGCCAATCACTGGGCAACAATCGCATGTGACGTCAACGAAGTGCATCCGCTGGCGTGGTCGACTGCTGGTTTGTTAGCCATGCACGAAAAGGACTTACAAGCCGCGCTGAGCCATTTTCGCAACTGTCGCAATTCGGATCCTGGTTCCGTGTGGGCCACCATCGGCATGGCATTGTGCTATGAACAATTGGGAGACTTTCCGAATGCCGAAACGCTCTTCAGCAAAGGTGCGGAATTGGCAACCGTGAATCACCAGATTGCCGAAGCGTTACTCGGCCAATGCCGCGCGCAGATGCAACTTGGCAAAAGCCGCGATGCCGGACAGGCGCTGCGACGCGCGAAGGAAGTCTATCCGGCCTGCCACCTCGATTCCGTGACGTTGCTGGCTACTCAACGCGGTGACCATCTGATTGAAGATTTGCTCGACCAGTTGCAACCGATTTCCACCTTTGACATTGCTCAGAATCAGCGAGTTCTCAACACAGCTCACGTGCCCGTACAGAACGGAGGCTTCGAATTGCCGCTCAACCGTTACTGGCACAATCCCGGCGGTCCGGCATGGCACCTTGTAGGAGAAGGCGAATCTGCTGCCACGACCGGCACGCAGCAATCCCACGGTGGCAATCGATCACTACACATTCGCACGACTTCGCTGGGAGCAGATTCCGTGGCGGGCACGCGGCAGATTATCACAGTGGAAGAAAACGCCACGTACCGAATTTCCTGCCGAGCGAAATCCAACGATAACCACGCGGGCGGAGTTTCTATCATCGTTGCAAAAGAAAACTCAGGGAAGCCTGGTGTCGCCATTGAGCTGCCCGCCGGCAAGTACGACTGGCAGGAAGTGGTCGGCGAATTCGACGCACCAACGTCCCGGCGTTTTCCGGGCCTGGTTCCGGTCGTACTGAGCATTCAGTCGTCCGGCATTGCAGACGTCTGGCTGGATGACATTGTGATCCAACGAGTGACTCCAGCGGATTTGGACGCAGATTAA
- a CDS encoding RNA polymerase sigma factor: MPDEQRISRIETLWSVVRTAQGDDSMDSRTAMQQMLDRYGTAIRRYLLGATRDEDLADELFQEFALRFLTGKYSSADAERGRFRSFLKTILFRLVAEHHRKKGRDKAVAMGSQFPEVADDAATGESDDGEFNRLWSDELLKKSWAALQKLEERTGRPLFTVMQVKVENPTLRSPEIAELVSERTGKELSTGNARVILHRAREQFAELLVDEVEQSLDTTDVDRIREELTDLNLLSYCKPALERRTS; encoded by the coding sequence ATGCCTGACGAACAAAGAATCAGCCGAATCGAAACACTGTGGTCCGTTGTCCGGACAGCTCAGGGCGACGACAGCATGGATTCTCGCACTGCCATGCAGCAGATGCTGGACCGCTACGGCACCGCGATCCGCCGCTACCTGCTGGGAGCGACTCGGGACGAGGACCTCGCCGACGAACTCTTCCAGGAATTCGCACTGCGATTTTTGACCGGAAAGTACTCCAGCGCGGATGCGGAACGAGGTCGCTTTCGAAGTTTTCTGAAGACGATTCTGTTCCGGTTGGTAGCTGAGCATCATCGGAAGAAGGGCCGTGATAAGGCTGTGGCGATGGGAAGTCAGTTTCCGGAAGTGGCCGATGATGCTGCGACAGGCGAAAGTGACGATGGCGAATTCAACAGATTGTGGAGCGACGAACTGCTGAAAAAATCGTGGGCGGCGCTGCAGAAGCTGGAAGAAAGAACGGGCCGCCCGCTCTTTACAGTGATGCAGGTCAAGGTTGAAAACCCAACGCTGCGATCGCCTGAAATCGCTGAACTCGTCAGCGAACGAACGGGTAAGGAACTAAGCACCGGCAACGCCCGAGTCATCCTCCATCGAGCGCGGGAACAGTTTGCCGAATTGTTGGTTGACGAAGTTGAACAATCGCTCGACACAACCGACGTTGATCGCATCCGGGAAGAACTGACAGATCTGAATCTGCTGTCCTATTGCAAACCAGCGTTGGAACGGCGAACTTCCTGA